Below is a window of Perca fluviatilis chromosome 6, GENO_Pfluv_1.0, whole genome shotgun sequence DNA.
AGGCAGCCAAATGAATGGGTGCCACACCGTACTGTCAGACACAGAACGCAAAATAGGAAGTCGTGATTACTTCAGAATATTACATAAGCTATTAAGGCACGTTTTCAGATGCAGGACATTTCAAAGCCCTCTCACCTTGTCCTTTTGGTCCACCTTGACCCTCCGCTGCAGAAGAAGCTGCACAGCTTCCTTGTTTTTGCCAGCTACTGCATAGTGAAGGGCAGTCCTGTTATCCTGAGGCAAACAACGTCATCAGTATATTGCATTTAATAAAGGTGAttacaaaaaacagaaatgactAGCCTTTCAGACAGTTTGTGTGGTATTATGTGATGCAGTATACTGAGATGCAGATAGAAGGTTTGTCTATTTAGACCCACCACATTCTTTGCATTGGCATTCAGCCCTTTTCCAAGAGTCTTCATGGTCTCCACATCATTGCTCTTAGCTGCTTCCATAAACTGCTTCTCTGCATCCAACACTGTACAACACAGCAGACAGGAAGGCTTTATGGCTTCTTTcatatattatttaataaacataacagCATGTACTAGGCTTAATACACAATCACGTAATGTGTAAGAAATTTGCAATGGCATTTGAGTCAAAACCTCAGCAGGAACATAATGTAAGGTTGACTGAATTAAGGGTGAATCTGTTTTACGTGCTGTGGAGGGGATCGCCTTGGTTTCAGCCTTGTGCAAATATAGTGTGATTCTAGTGAAGAAGGCGGGCATACAGTCACTCCACTACAATGAATAACTCCAGCTTACACCAATATAAATTTGAGGGCACAGTCCTGAACAAGAAAAACTTTAACATTTGTGCCATAATCTATCATTGTTATATTCTGTAAAGCCAGTCTTTTATGTATTCCCCACATTTTGTTGCACTTGCATACTCACACATCTCTTTGTTGTCAAAGCTGTTGTCTGTTTCTTTGTCAGAGTCCTTGTTCAGTATAAAGTCAGCAAAGCCCCTCATAGTCTCCTGTCTCATCCACTTTCGAGGGTCCAAATTCTCTGTCTTAGGACGATGCTTCTTGATCATCGCCCTCAAAGCCAAAGCTCTTCTCTCCATCGGGAGGCTCTTTAAATGACCTCTTTGTGTGACCAAGACAGGCTTGATGTAATTTAACCGTCCAATGGGTGGTACTGAAAGCAATACCTGAGGAAACTGATCCAACAGAAGATGAGAAAATCCCAGTTTTATCCAGTTTCATGTATAGTTCCTGTCTTCAAATACACAACAGCAAGTCTTCAAGTGGAAGCATACTCCTATTTTCTTAACACTGGAGGGCTGATCCGTGTTTACTTTACCAGCTCACACCCTTAAGAGACTGCTGATAATATTAAACAAGTCATAGGCAACCTGTGTTTCATGACTAGTATGTGGCATGACTATATAATGGCTTAAGTATGTTATACCAAGTGCTTTTAACTCCAGTTTCTGTGAACACAATGTTGCAATGTTTACAAAAAGATTAACATAAGgctctataataataatagcagtTTAACTTGTTTGGCCAGTTACACATGTTCTTTAGGAGCAATGTTCACATTCACACTACCTGAGGCATTAGTCTTTTGCAGCTGGTCACTGTGCACCTGCTGGAGCTTTTCTAATCCGATTCAGGATTTAAACCAGCAGCACTTCAGTCACAAACTTACTTTAAACCaatgatgtgtttttttcagtAAGCCAACGCTTTTTAGTTAAAAGTCAGTTTAATATAGAATGGATGGTAATttattgtaaaaatgtcaacacCAAGTGAAATCAAGTGAAATTTCAGcagaataataatttatttcaactttgatttACATGATAGATGGCTTCTCTTATCTTCATTATTAAAACGTATACAGTACTGTCATTGGAaaacacaataaatacaattacTGAATAAAATAACttgaagataaataaaaaaaatgtaatatgtaataaatgtaataaatatcCTTGTGATCCAATGACACAGtggcatacatacagtatgtccatTAATTTGCCAGATATAAAACACAAGCCATAGTTTCTTGTATAGAAAGCAAGGctcataaaaaacaaataaaacatattagTGCAAATCCTTAGCTTCTTATATCAGCGTTCTCAATTACAGATAACGGAAGAGAAAAATTGAATATGGCTTTGTGTGCACTGAAAACCCGTGGAACAGGAGAGGAGGTGTTTAATTCCTGAAGAACTCTTTCTCAGTTCCTCTAGATGAGGATAGACATTCTTCGTCACCTGAAGAACTTGTCGATGGTGTTGCGAGGACCGAGGCCTTTAGCCTTCttagaaggaggagaggaaggcgAGTCCCGtctaaaagtcattaaaaaaacatcccTTGTTATTACTTCACCTTACATGGAATATGAACAGATCACATGTCAACATTTTGTGCAGCAACAATCTGTAATCGAGCAGTTCCACCTTTTGGTTTTGCCTTTACTTGCTTGCGTTGGCAGGAGACGGCCTCTGTCTGCGGACAGAAACGGACACTAATGAACATagatagaaaaaagaaaaaaaaactactctgaccaaaaaaaaaaatgacatccaCCGAGGAGGCACACAATTGCAGCACCTGCTCAGGGATATAAAGAGTGCAATTTCTAAGGCAGGCTTGTTTAAGAGGAAACCGAGGTGCAGTTCATTGTAGGAAATGAATAGGTGAGAAAGTGATTTAGCAGTTTCCAAGACCAGGGCAAAGGAAGCCCCATGGGCTGAAATGAGATGTCTTTTCTCTGTAGGAATTGATTCAAACTTCTCACACAATGTCACTTTCAGTAAATAACAAGGTCATAGGCCACTGACTTCCTCCGAAATAGACATTCCTTCTGTTAACTCCAAAGATGTCACACAGCCACAGTTTATAGGCGATCGTATCCGTCGTCAGAAGAGATAGACACATTCTCAGACTTTAGATCCATGCAGGAAACACTGGCATACCTGGAACCCCAAACTACACAACGAACTAAATGAATAATTAAAGGCTATAACTgataatatttataataatgtatCTGCCGCtctttggttcactctcacagtgttgttttttcagctaaaaagctctaaaaacccactCTACACTAACTGCctagcaccaaacagcagatagACACTGTTAGTGACTAGCTGGTAAACATAGcgtagcatttagcagctaaagagagttgtctcaggagttggtagagaccaaaaacagagctgacGACTCACTctcaaatgaatgctaatgttgctctgtaaccGCTGGATGTTTAAGCAACTGTCTGATAACAAGTTCACCAAAACTTAAAGGTAatgatatgtcaatgttgtgttcacatctggtttctgctgcccccaagtggcccaAATGATGAAACGACCTATTCTAATTCTAGCAGGACTAATAAGACTTCCTATCAACAGATCCTCAGTGGATAGGGTGGACATCTTCAAGTACCTGGGGGTACAGGGTCTGACAtgggtgctgtgctgtgtaCTGACTCAGTGGTGAGAAAGGCAAGACAGAGACTGTTTGGCCTGAGGAAATTCCGGGTATCCCCTCAAATACTGTGGaattggggcggcctctagctcacccagtaagagtgttcgccccatgttggcctagtcctgcagcggcgcagggttcgaatccgacctgctgccctttgctgcgtgtcaccacccccccccccctttcatatctatccactttgaaataaagggaaaagccccaaaaatactGTGGAATTTCTACTTCTGCATCATCGAGCGCATCCTGACGGGTACATCACTGCCTGATACGGAAACAGCACCGAACAGGACCGCAGGCTCTGCAGAGAGTGGCTTGTTCGGCTGAACACACAAAAGGCGGTGCCCTACCCTCACTAAACAATATTTAGATCAggcgctaaaaaaaaaaaaaaaaaaaaaaaagctaggaGAATCactaaagaccaaaaccaccagGGAAACAGCCTTTTCTCCCTTTTGAGGTTAGGAAGAAGGTACCGGATACACCAGGCCAGCAATGAGAGGCTCAGGAGGAGCTTCTACCCTCAGGCCACTGGGATCCTAAATGAGAACACTGCACTGAAATTGTATCTCATACGATTttcatgtgaaaaataaaataagataatttaaaaataaaaagtgcacaGAATGTGGTTCCTGTTTAGTGTAGAAGTGTTGAACAACCTCattcagtacacacacacactcacctaagGCCTTGCTATTTATAACTGAAGGTGGATTTATGGGAGACGATGTCTGCCTGCCGAGCTCATGTAGGACCTCCTGGTTCAGACAGAGGTCAACGTGGTGGTTGAAGATAGTGAGATCATCACTATCCTGGGACAGCTGACATACTGGGCAGATGAGGATGGGGCCTTTATCATAATGTGACTGAGGCTGGCTCGAGGTCGCCGTTTTGTTTTCACCATTGATCAACAAAACGGTTTGAAGAGAATCGTTTTCCAAGCTGTGCTGGTCTTCCTGAGGATCAACTCTGTTGGACTCTACCTCTTCATATTCTTTCTGATGATTCTCTAGGTCCAGATCTGACTCTGTGTCAGAAACGGTGCATTGGTTTGGCTTTATAGAGGAATCACTGAGACACTGGTCTATATGTCTGTTGAAGAAATTCAAATCAGTCGTCTCCACCTGCCTAAAACACACCGGACAAGTGAGGCTCTCCGACACTGTGGCACCACAGCCTGATGTGGATGCATGGGCCTCTACAGGGGAgacaaagtcattttctgagaGATATGATGCTGTAGAGTTACTCTTATTCGCTGTTGTTGATGACTCTACACCCTTTTGAGCACAAGTGTCTGTGGAAGTAATCACAAAAGCATTCTCCCCAAGTCCTTCCTCTTGTGTGCTTGCATTCGCTGCCTGGAGTTGCAGTCTCTTGGCATGAGCCCTTTGGAAGAAAGACTGTTTGGGTTGATCACCAGTTTGGCCCCCCTCTAACCCCCTCTGCTTACTCCCCCAGGGAACTTCCTCTTGTCTCTGGCACTTCTGCACCAGTGGAAGACAAGCAAGGGGCCCAGTTTGTAAGGAGTAATTGGAGAGATGCGCTTTATCAAGCTTTTGATTCATTCCTTGGGAAGAGCCACTAGAGTCTGTCTTGCCTGGCTGAAGAAAGCCAATGATGCTCCTCTGCAGGGGCTTTTTATCATCCAAACTGACAAAGGCGGAGATTCTAACACCTACGAGCACAAAAACAAATTATCGGGAGAAAACTTCAAAATGAATGCCAACTGTGTTATTATTTCCACATGCAGTGTGTCACAGATCATTTagatttatttcaagatagTTACTGATATGTAAGTTATATTGCTATATCTAATTACCCATGAGCCTCAATCTGAGTGGCTGGGGGCTTTCATTGTCGATTTCCGTTTTCAGTAGGTCCTTAGCAACAGCAAAGATCTCATCCACTGTGGCAACAGCATACGGCAGCGTCAGCGCCCTGGTTTTTACCTCAAAGTTCACGTTCTTAAGCTTCAGTGTTACCGTTTTACCCTTtaggaaaataaagaaaatacaaaGTTGAATTCATATTATGGAAAGCAGATAAGGTCATTTCTGTCTGCTGTCTATCAATATCTTAATTATAAGCGTAATCAATGATACTGTGTGGAAGGGCAATAAATAGACGAGAGATGGAAATCTGTATAATCTGTCACATCACGGATTGATTCATCAGAATGCCTTCTGTGAATAACACGCCACAAAGCGCTTTCATAGTAATGTGATCATCTCCCAGGGAGACATTTCCAAGGCTGATAGTAGCCCCTGCTGTCTCCTTAATGGCCCTCCATTTCCTCCAGCTATCAAGGCCACATCAGGACCCAGGCAGGGGGGTGATGATCGTGCCAAGCCATCCAGACCTTGCTCTATCGATTCCAAAAGGAATGGACAGGTTGAGGTAATTGTATGAGATTATGTTTGGAGTTAGGGTGATTGTAGGGAGGCCAAGAATAGGACATTagttctttttttgtctctctttctcttcatccatttttgtcaatttctgTATAGCTCCAGTTCTTGCTTTATTTCGCTTCTCTTTGCTCAGACTATCACATAGAGTGTTAAGGCAATATTCGTCCcagaatagggctgggcgatatggataaaatcaaatatcacgatattcttgaccaaatacctcaatatcaatattgcaacggtattattatttacacaatgatatttttgataaataataatcagaAATGTTGATTTAATGACAAAGTGTGTAAGGGATGATAATAGAACAGCTATGTtgagttcagaaaattatatCACTTTACTCTAATGCAGCCTTCAAAACCACACTTAATATATTACAattttacgatatccaaaatctacgacgatatctagtctcatatcacgatataatatcgatatattgcccagccctatccaAGAAATGTCTTAGCAggtataaattaaaaaaaaacataaagtatAACCTTGTGTGTGGTTGACAGGTAGCCAAAGACAAGCTACTTATTCATAAGATATGTGCATGCGTATGTTCAtgttgcaaaataaataaagcaaccCTCTTTCACTACCTTTAGACCTTCTTTCTTCATGTCTTCTGCCAAGTCTTCACAGAGCTCCCTGCATAAAGACAACTGCTCCTCAACTTTACTCAGTTCTTTAAATGTCCTATAGTGTCAGAAAGAGTGGGACAGAGAGGAAATAAGGGAGACTTAAGAGGatggacacaaaaaaaaaaatcaattcagcTGTGTCAGTGTCTATTTATGCCTTATTAAAGCCATACCTTTCTGTACTCatgctttttctttcttcatgtCTGTTTAAAAGCAAAGACAGCGAGTATTATCTCCTCTCTCTGAACtggactcttttctttttttttaaatcagttgtGTTGAGTTTTATTAAACATACAGTGAAGTACCTAGGTATAAATGTAGAGCCCAGACCCAGGGAAACCTGCAGAAGATGATGCCAGGCTGTCTCCGAGAACAACAACGACAGCAACTCCATCTGCTGGCCAAGATGAGAACAGCTACTGATGCCCAGCGCATTTAGCATCTTCTCACTCACCTTCCCTATGCCAGAAACCTGAAaggatacacaaacacatttttactcCTTAACAATTTATATAGATTTTCTTTCACCCATTATCCCCTTTCTGCAGCACATCATTAGTAACTTTACACCCCATCTGTCAGcctttaataatacaaaaacacatgatTACCTTCTAACGTCTTTCCATAATTATTCACCAACTACACAACGAGACTCTCTGTTTATGTTTTAGTTTGAGCAATGTGTGCCGTACTTTGCGAACTGGGAGTTTCTGGACGAAGTCCATGACTGCCTCTCTAGTGGAGGGGAGTCTGTATTGGCCGTTGGGCTTGTTCTTGTCACTGCACACCTTGGCAAGCATCGTGTTTGGAGCAATTCCTAGAAGAGTGAATAGCGGAATTGAATAGTGTGTTTGTAAATAAATGGCTGGCAAAACTTACACATAATCTTGATCATaattctataaaaaaaatgtgcaggaaagacttttattattattattattattattattattattattattattattattattgttgagCTGCGTGTTATTGCAAAGAATAAATGAGTTGCCTGTCCCCTCATACTTCTTATTCAGGAAgtagggaggagggagagggtggaaaACAAAGATGCCAGAGAAGTGAAACCCTACGTTCTATGACTGTTATAATTCTCCTGTGAAACTCAAATAAAAGCTAAACGTTTAACAATAGCAAgattgaccaaaaaaaaaaaaggatagggTTTCTTTAATCACGTCAGAGTGGTTTTCCGCTCACCTGCACTGGCAGTCAGCATGGTCTTCTGCTCAATGCGGAAGCGCATCTCTCTCACAGCCTCGTCAACAGACGTCCCAAACACCTCGAACGCACCACCAGCAGCACCGACACCTTCAGAGCCCGAAAAGCAGGGAGAGGAGCTCGGGCTGTCGTCAAACAGCACCGGAGAGAGGTCTTTCTCCTCTGGCACTGCCTCCTGGGGAAGCTTAATCTGCCCTTCACCTTTACAGAAAAGAACGGACTTCACACCAAAATCTGATGTACTTCTATTGTATGAAACTTTGATCATATAACAGAAATGTTCCCTGTTATGTTGTCATGTCTACAGTAAATGTGGCAACAGTTGCagttacaaaaaacaacactccACACCATACAATCATACTACATTTCTGTAAAAGTAAGTCCTGCCTGTAGCGGCGCTGCTGGCGTGTATGCGATGTGTACGCAAGGATTCTGGCCAGCTCTGCCTCTGTTCCAGGTGGTCTGTAAAATCCAGATAGGCTTCATCCAGACTCACTGGCTGGAAATGAGGGTCATACTCTGCAAAAATCTCCCGGACctaacagaaagacacaaatgcatgagCACCTGTTAGTTTAAGCAAGTAGCGCCAAAACGGCGGCacagcatttgttttttttaaagcataatTCTACATGTatttctgtgtgcgtgtgcatgcgtgtatgtgtgtatgtgtgtgtgtgtgtgtgtgtgtgtgttgccatcAATCTTACCTCACCACTCACAGCTCTGTATTTAGCGAAGTTGGTTGGAACAATAACTAAGTTGGGGCAGAGTTTCTTTGCAATGAAGCCAGGCATGGCAGCTCGGACCCCGTACTTCCTGGCATGGTAGTTAGATGTTGACTGAAAGAAAAAGGGTGAGATCGAAATAAAACACTTTGAATTTGTCTTGAAGCCATTCATATTACATTGACATTGGTTTAAATACCCATTCTTTCTAAATTGACAGTAATGTAGTGCATTCAATTtagtaatatataaaatatgcttCTGAAGAGTTATTCCTACACTGTAATTTGAGAAAATGTGGTATCGCTGGCTGCAATATATTATAATGTGAGAATCATGGTTAGGAGATTCACAACGATGTgataaatattttaaacatcCTGGACATTTGTGataatttgaaaaaatgtgattaaaggGTTTGTGATTAATTGTATCACAGAAAATGACCAGTAATGCACATAGTttttctataataataataataataataataataataataaatgtaatttgttgCGCCTTTCAAGACCCCCAAGGACACTAAAATCATattacttttcttttatttctatgtCTTCTTTGAGTTAAAGTGTTATGTGGGCAAACcccattttttggggggcttttctgcctttaatttttgacaggacagctaggtgagaaaaggggagagagagggggaagaca
It encodes the following:
- the polk gene encoding DNA polymerase kappa, whose translation is MENGVDNSKGEGFLSRMAINDNKAGMEGLDRDKINKIIMESSKGSRFYENELKREQQVNQRIEKMMLQKAQITEQQLKKAHVEVERMATELERSRDLSRVIVHVDMDAFYAAVEIRDCPELKDKPMAVGSMSMLSTSNYHARKYGVRAAMPGFIAKKLCPNLVIVPTNFAKYRAVSGEVREIFAEYDPHFQPVSLDEAYLDFTDHLEQRQSWPESLRTHRIHASSAATGEGQIKLPQEAVPEEKDLSPVLFDDSPSSSPCFSGSEGVGAAGGAFEVFGTSVDEAVREMRFRIEQKTMLTASAGIAPNTMLAKVCSDKNKPNGQYRLPSTREAVMDFVQKLPVRKVSGIGKVSEKMLNALGISSCSHLGQQMELLSLLFSETAWHHLLQVSLGLGSTFIPRHEERKSMSTERTFKELSKVEEQLSLCRELCEDLAEDMKKEGLKGKTVTLKLKNVNFEVKTRALTLPYAVATVDEIFAVAKDLLKTEIDNESPQPLRLRLMGVRISAFVSLDDKKPLQRSIIGFLQPGKTDSSGSSQGMNQKLDKAHLSNYSLQTGPLACLPLVQKCQRQEEVPWGSKQRGLEGGQTGDQPKQSFFQRAHAKRLQLQAANASTQEEGLGENAFVITSTDTCAQKGVESSTTANKSNSTASYLSENDFVSPVEAHASTSGCGATVSESLTCPVCFRQVETTDLNFFNRHIDQCLSDSSIKPNQCTVSDTESDLDLENHQKEYEEVESNRVDPQEDQHSLENDSLQTVLLINGENKTATSSQPQSHYDKGPILICPVCQLSQDSDDLTIFNHHVDLCLNQEVLHELGRQTSSPINPPSVINSKALDRGRLLPTQASKGKTKRRDSPSSPPSKKAKGLGPRNTIDKFFR